A stretch of the Streptomyces sp. WMMB303 genome encodes the following:
- a CDS encoding DUF4442 domain-containing protein, with protein sequence MAQVLRTPKGLLRVLNWYPPYRFAGIRVLVIADDWSSARVRLKLGRLNRNYFGTQFGGSLYSMSDPFWALLVVNRLGPDYVVWDKSAEVEFVSPGRGDVFADFKLTEDRLEEIRAATADGSKALPWFESTVTAADGTVVARVRKQLYVRRKRDR encoded by the coding sequence ATGGCTCAAGTGCTGCGCACCCCGAAGGGGCTGCTGCGCGTCCTGAACTGGTACCCGCCGTACCGGTTCGCGGGCATCCGCGTCCTGGTGATCGCCGACGACTGGAGCAGCGCCCGGGTCCGGCTCAAACTCGGGCGGCTGAACCGCAACTACTTCGGCACCCAGTTCGGCGGTTCGCTCTACTCCATGAGCGATCCCTTCTGGGCGCTGCTCGTGGTCAACCGGCTCGGCCCGGACTACGTGGTGTGGGACAAGAGCGCAGAAGTCGAGTTCGTCTCCCCCGGCCGCGGTGACGTCTTCGCCGACTTCAAGCTCACCGAGGACCGGCTGGAGGAGATCCGCGCCGCCACGGCGGACGGATCCAAAGCGCTGCCCTGGTTCGAGTCGACGGTCACCGCGGCCGACGGCACCGTGGTCGCCCGCGTCCGCAAACAGCTCTACGTGCGCCGCAAGCGGGACAGGTGA